The genomic DNA CCGGTGGCAAATTAATCCCACGAAAAGTGAAAACCCTGTGACGCTTCCAGTTCCTTCCGGACGGCAGTGACATCGTCAACATTCTCCCACGGCCTACCGTGACCTGCCTGCAGATCGCTGCCATAGTGCGGGCAGATTTCCAGCAACCGCCCGGCAAGCTTGAATGTGTCTTCCGGAGTTTGCCGGAATTGACCTGAAACGCCATCGCGTCCACATTCAAGCAACTGGAAAGGATAGTCATCATTCAATTTACTGAGAGCAGTACCGATAACGACTCGTTCAAACACCGTGTCGTCCAGCGGCAGCAGATTTGAAGCGGCAACAACTTCCTCAATTCGGATTGTCGGAGCCAGCAGCAGCCGTACCACCTTAGCGATATCCAGCCCCCGTTCGCAGAAGAGCGTGAAACCTGCCTTCAGGCTCAACTCATGCATCGACGCAAGGTATTCGATATCGTCTTCAAAATGGTTTGCCTTCGCCAGTGCCCGTATCGGGACCTTCGCGAAGGCTTGCATTCCGCGACCACGTGCCACAGAAGAAGACACGCCCAGCAACGACTCCAGTTGCCGAACATGCTCCTGAAAGCTGGTGGTCTTTGACTCTCGTTTAAAGCGGTCGATGGTGTCCTTGACAAATTGAGCGCGAGGCCTGATTTCGTTTTCTTCCGCTTCGCGTTTATCTGCGATGGCCTTTAGAAGTGCAGGATCTGCTTCCGCCCCTCGGCGAAGGAGATTTTCGACAAGCTCGAAGTTTTTCTGACGGCTCGCAAGTTCCACCGGCGTACAGTCGTAGTCCCCCGTCCCTCGTTTGGACGGGTCTGCACCGTGCAAAAAACAAAACGCGATGTGCCTTCCGTTCTCGATGGCCCAAAGCAAAGGAGTCATTCCGGACACCGGACAAACATCGTTGATTGATACGGTCTTCAAAATGCTGATCAAGCCGCGTTGATCCGGTAGGCCCGGGCCAGTCATATGCGGCGCGGTTAACTCCTTCAGCAGATCCGTTACCGTAAAAGACGTGCCGTTTGCCGGTCGCGGAGCAACAAAGGCGTACCTGGCCCTCCCGTCAATGCCCAGCTCAGTCATCACGCCGCAATGCGGGCACCTGGTGCTCTGGCTGGACGCGGTAAATGAACCACGGCAGGCGGGGCAGGTTTGAGGGATTTTTTCTGACACGTCTGATAGCTTCCTGCCGAAGGTCCATGATCAGTGGTTTGTGCTCCATGCCCCGGATTTGCGACCTCTGGCAAACCACCATGTGTATTGCAATTGATTCCGGAGCCACGCTCTTCGAGGGCCGCTCAGTTCACCCGTCGCTCTGTTCACCCGTTGCTCTGTCGCCGTGCGATTCTAGCGAGAGGATCCCGGGGTGCCATGAGGTGAGCTGTGATTCGCGCCGCACTTTCCAAATTGCGTTTGGCTTTTCGAAAGAAGCCAGCGGCCAGGGATGGGTAGCGAGCAACTTCGTCTCCTCCACGTCAGCACAGCAAGCCATCGCCGCCGGGTCGCCAGATTCTTCCCCCGGGGTCACTGATTTCATAAACGGCAATGCCATGTTTTTCAGCGATTGACATCACCGCATTGTACGCGGATTTTGCCTTTGACCACGCGAAACAGGCGAAGATACTCGTACGGTTTATTTCATAGTCCGTGAGATGGGGATCATCGTCTCGGTCAGCACTGCAGTAAGGTCCATCCATGGCAGGAAATACCCGGAGCATTTCTTCAAGCCACGATCGCAGCCCGGGTGTTGAGAATTCAGTGCGAGTTGGATCGAAGACTTCGGTTTGATCATTTTGCAAATCACACCACGCCAGAAACTCCTCGCGATCCATTGGCGCGGCGGATGGATCAAACACCATGAGATCGTAACTCAATATCGCGGCCTCCCATCGATTCAGTCTCGAAAAAACAGCCACCCCCGGCCGCTTCCTGATTCTCTTCTTTCAGGAAACGCTGCCTAACCAAAATCCAGTGCATGGTGTAGTTATTCACCATAAAGGATTTCCCGATTTTCCTATGCCTCCCGGGGACTGATCCAGCCCCAGGGAATGCGTTTCCCTTCTGTGTTGAGTTTACGGCACAGCTCGCTCTGCGGGAATTCCCGATTCCAAATCTCCTGGAACTCAATCGGTCCGGTAATCCGGCCGAGTTCACGGTCTCTTTGGCTCAACCGGGCAATCAGAGATCTGCGAATCTGGCCTGCTTCACTGTCGTATTCGTCGAGCGTCTTCCTGCGAGACGTCCAATCGTCTCGATGCAGGCTGATTTCTCGGCAGACTTCCTCATTCCATGGCTTACACTCCACAGCACTGATGGCCGCTTCGCGCAACCATGCGGTAAAAGAAGGTGCCCATTCCTTTGGTTCAGGTTCTGTCTCAACGTAGAGCCAAACAGGGGGATCATCTCCTGCATGGGGATCAACAAAGAGGAATTCGTAACCCTGATGCTGGAGGTACGGAATCATGTGTTCCGGCAATCGCCAGGGAGAATCTTTTGCAGCGGTCAATTCAACGGCAACTTCGCGGGCCCCTTCAAAAGCGTCCGCTCCAAAGAGATCGCCATCCATCAGCCTCCCGCATGCGTGCCCGATCTGTCGCAGGCATTCGGCCATCGATATCGGAAGGGAAATCGACAGTTGTTGCTCGAGTTGCCTGAGTTCTGCATCCGTACATCCACGAATGGTCTCGTCCGTTGCAATCTCTGCATCGATCATGAAGCGGCAAAGTTCAGACATGAAAGCGGCGTACATTTTTGCGGCGGCTTCGTGAAACATAACGGCCATCCATCATCGCCCGCTGGCCGTCTGAATATTGTGTGTGGGCCGGACAAGTCTGGCAAAACGGAGTAAGTGGCAGGGTTGCCTTGTCGTCCCGGGAACGCAATTCCATTCCTTATTCGGCGAATGGGTAGACTGCGGTCCTGCCAGGTACAGATCCTGCCAGACTCCAGATCGCATTCGTCGATCAACGAAAACAGAATATGATTTCTGATTTCGGCCGCAAAGGTAAGCATTGCCGGATAAGCGGGCTGATAGGCTCGAATCGTCCACACACCGGAGACGAATTTCAGATTGCCCGGGCCGTCCGGGGCAAATGGAAATCAAGTTCAATTCCAGAACACGGTACCAGGTTCTTTGGTCCTTGCAGAAGTCGCTGCCGGGTTCGACTCGTCCTGCTGGCGTTGTGACGGCTGCCTCGTTACGCTTTCTGGCCTCACCTGAAACTGCTGGGGCAGACGATGCCTCCGTGATTTAAAATCTTAGACGTCGGCCGCCCGGCCCCGGATTGGGATGCGATCTATGACCTTTTCATCTTCAGATTCCAACTCATCTGCAGATACCACTCGCCGTCAGTTTGTTGGAAACGCTGTCGCTGGCATCGCAGCGACGTCGGCCCTGAATGCCGGGCTGTTCGCGGCAGAACCTGGTCAGGCAGAAAAGAAACAGGTGACCGTCGGCATCATGGGCGTGAGTCGCGGTTCGGCACTGGCGCGAGTGTTTGCGAAACTGGAGGGGGTGAAAGTTCGTTATCTTTGCGATACCGACAGCATCCGGTTGAAGTCGGCACACGAATCGTTTGCGAAAACTGTTGACTACGATGTCCGCACGACAGGAGATTTCCGCCACATTCTGGACGACAAGAACGTGGACGCTCTGATTGTTGCCGCGCCCAATCACTGGCATGCTCCGGCTGGCATCATGGCGTGTGCGGCCGGCAAGCATGCCTACGTGGAAAAGCCCTGCTGTCATAATCCGGCGGAGGGTGAGATGCTGATTGCGGCCGCTCGAAAACATAAACGCTGTGTGCAGATGGGAAATCAACGCCGAAGCGGAGCGAAAATTGTGGAAGCGATTTCTCTGCTGCACGAAGGGCGTATTGGTCGGGTTTATTACAGCCGTAGCTGGTATGCAAATCTTCGAGGGCCGATGGGGACTGGCATGCCTGAAGCCGTGCCGGACCACATTGACTATGAATTATGGCAGGGGCCGGCGCCGCGAACTCCTTATCAGTCCAACATTGTGCATTACAACTGGCACTGGCGCTGGCACTTTGGGAATGGCGAACTGGGAAACAACGGAATTCATTCACTGGATCTGAGCCGCTGGGGGCTGGACGCGGATTACCCGGAACGAGTGACATCTTCGGGCGGACGCTATCGATTTGAGGACGATCAGCAGACTGCCGATACGCATCTGGTTTCTTTTGAGTTCCCAGGGAAAAAGCAGATTATCTGGGAAGGCCTGAGCTGTAACCGGGATGGTTTTTATGGAGACAGTTTCGGCGTGTCATTCCATGGAGAAAAAGGCAGCCTGCGAATGAACAGCTGGGGCTATACCCTGTACGACGAAAAGACGAAGGAGATTCAGAAGGTGGATGGTCAGGACGGCCTGGAAGCTCACGCCTCCAATTTTATCGAAGCGATCCGTGCTGATGATCCAACCATGCTGAATTCAGAAATCGAAGAGGGCTACAAATCGACATTGCTCTGCCATCTTGGAAACATCGCCCATCGCACGGGTGATACCATCAACGTCGATCCATCGAACGGACACGTGATTGCCAACCCGGAAGCAGACAAATTGTGGGCTCGAACCTATGAGCCCGGCTGGGAACCCAAGTTCTAGTGCCTCATTGATTCCCGGACGTCGCATTCAGTCACTGCGCTAAACTGCAGATTCGCAGTGGCATGGCGTTCCATTCAACTGGGCACAACAGGTAAGCACTGGAGGTTTGCGCCCCGTGAAACGCTGTTTGATGCTTCAAGGCACACAAATCAGAGAAATTCAACTTCAGGAGAAACTGGCAAATGGCACTAGTGGAAGTCGTTCCCGGCAAGACTCGAATTGGCTGGATTGGCACGGGGGTGATGGGAGCCAGCATGTGCGGCCACCTGATGAAGGCCGGATTTCATGCGACCGTCTATTCACGTACAAAATCGAAGGCCGATTCTCTGCTCAGCAATGGAGCAGAATGGGCTGACAGTCCCAAATCAGTCGCTGAGAATTCTGACATCGTGTTTGCGATCGTGGGTTTTCCGTCGGATGTTCGCGAGGTCTTTCTGGGTGAAAACGGAGCTCTGAACGGGGCGTCTGCCGGCAACGTCCTGGTTGACATGACGACAAGTCAGCCGTCTCTGGCGATGGAAATCAGCGAAGTCGCTTTGGCGAAGGGTGTCCACAGCATTGATGCCCCCGTTTCCGGGGGTGATATCGGAGCAAGAAATGCCGCGTTGTCGATCATGATTGGCGGCGACGAAGGCGTTGTGAATTCGCTTCAGCCTCTTTGGCAGGCGATGGGCAAAACAATTGTCTATCAGGGGCCGGCGGGTGCCGGCCAGCATACAAAAATGGTGAATCAGATATTGATTGCCACGGGAATGATCGGTGTGTGCGAAGCCCTGTTGTACGGATATCGGGCCGGGCTTGATCTTCCGACAGTTTTGAAATCCGTTTCAAGCGGTGCTGCCGGAAGCTGGTCCCTTTCAAATCTGGGACCGCGAATCATCGATAACAATTTCGATCCGGGGTTCTTTGTTGAACATTTCATCAAAGATATGGGAATCGCACTCGAAGAATCAAAGCGAATGGGACTGTCGATGCCCGGCCTCGCGCTTGGGCAGCAGCTCTACCATGCCGTGATGGCTCAGGGTTTTGGCCGTAACGGGACGCATGCACTGCAACTGGCATTAGCCAGTCTGTCTGGTATCGACTGGAAGAATCGAGGCTGATTCGGTTTGCCGGATGTGGATTCGTGCGTAAGCTTCCCACTTCAGGGCATCGGGGCTTCAGGTCAACCGGCCTCACGACGTTTAAACTTCAGCAACTGAGAAGATGGAATCATGGCTCGTAAAGGGGAACAGTTTTCGGGACTAACGGTGGCACTTGTGACACCGATGAACAGCGATGGTACCGTCAACGAAAGCATGCTGCGGGATCTGGTTGACTTTCAGATCGAATCTGGCACAGATTGCGTCAGCCCTGTGGGTACAACCGGCGAGAGCCCCACGCTTTCGCACGAAGAACACGAGCGAGTGATCAGTATCGTATGTGAGCAGGCAGCGGGTCGCATCAAAGTGATGGCAGGGACAGGGTCGAACAGTACGGCGGAGGCTATCCGACTTACAAAGTTCGCGTGGTCTGCAGGAGCCACAGCCGCACTAATGGTTGCCCCTTACTACAACAAGCCAACGCAGGAAGGTTTTTTCCTGCACTACAAAGCGGTTGCCGATGCTGTTGATATCCCGATTGTGCTCTACAACATTCCGGGGCGTACGGCAAAGAACATGGAGCCTGAGACGATCTGCCGTATTTCCGAAGCGTGCCCGAACGTCGTAGCGATCAAAGAATCGACGGGCATGATGGATCAGGCATCACAAATCCTGTCTGCCTCAGACTTGACGGTCCTTTCGGGGGACGACAGTCTCACACTTCCACTGATGTCTCTGGGAGGAAGTGGTGTTGTCTCCGTTGTCGGGAACATCGTGCCAAAAGACGTCAAGCAACTGATCGCGGCCTTCATGTCCGGCGATATCGCGGGTGCTCAGACGATTCATCACAAATTGTTCCCGCTGTGTCGGGACATGCTGTCGCTGTCAACAAATCCAATTCCTGTGAAGGCGGCAATGGGAATTCTGGGCCGCGATTGTGGAAGTGTGCGATTGCCGATGACGCCACTCTCCGAAGATCAGATCACGACTCTGAAGGCGACGCTAACAAGATACGGTCTGCCTTGTTAATCGTCCCGCCCGCATTCACCGGGAGCGGTATCACCTGTCGATACCGCTCTTCCGTTGCGTGAATCCGGGGTGGTGGATCGTTCAGTGAGCTCCCTTTTTCCGCCTGGCAGAACAGGCTCAATCGCCCCGCTCACGATTGCTTCATCGCGGGCGTCGTGCGCTTCGTCGCGGGCAGTGTGCGTGAAACGCCTTCTTCAGGGCCTGTTTTGCGAGGTTTTTGGCGAACATTCGGCCGGAAAGTGGCGTTTTACGTCATATCAGTCCCTGTTTTACTGCGAATTTCAGTTCGAACTGTTCGCCGGTGGCATCAGAATAGCGCAAGTATTTGCAGGGAAATGGCCTGCGAATTGCGAGTGCCGCCTTAATTCGTTGCCTTGATTGTGAGTGCGAGCTAAGATTTGATGCGGAACAGTGCACGATTTGACGATTTTTCCGCAGGAAGCATGCAGGACTCTTTGCGAGCGGAGCGAACCCTTGAGCGCAATTCACGCGAGCCGACACGATAGTGAGCCCACGCCGGAATTACTCGATGGTGATTCATCCGTCTGGTCCGTCTTTTACGACATGCCCGCCTGGGGAATCAGCCTGCTGGTGCACGTTGCCATATTTGTGGTGCTCGCCAGTCTGACATTTGTCACGGACTTTGTACCGGAGTTTGAGCTCACATCGGAAATTGCACCGGAAGAAATCCGTCCGGAAGAGTACGTCCTGAATCAGGAAGCGGACGTCATCGGCAGCGAGAGCGACATGAATATCGTCGGCCCGTCAATGGCCGCTGCCCAGCATGTGGGCATGGAAAGTCACCGGGAAGAAATCGAGCGGTTGGAAGAAGAGCTGATCAACCCAGCCATCGCTGAACCACCATCGCTGCCAACGCCCAATGAATCTGAAGCGGTCGAAATGATCGAATTGACCGGCACTACCGAATTTGCGGGAGGGACGGAGGGCGCCGTTGACCGCATCACTCAGGAAATCGCTGCCTCACTGCGCCAGCGCAAGACTCTGGTGGTTTGGTTACTGGACGAGTCTGGCTCGCTGAATGATCGGCGAGAGCAAATTGCAAATCGATTCGAGAACATCTACAAGCAACTGGGGCTCATGGATGTTGATACGAAGGAAGCTCTGAAGACCGGCATCATTGGCTACGGTCAAAACGTTCATGTGCTTCAGAAAGAACCGTCGTCCGATCTGCCGACGCTGGTCTCCGCTGTTCGCGGAATTACCGAAGACAAGTCCGGTGAGGAGAAAGTTTTCACCGCGATCGCGGAAGCTTTGAAAGTCTATCTGCCTGAAAAACGCAGGATGCGAGCGAATATGATGCTGATCCTGGTCACGGACGAACGTGGCGACGATTACCATCTGCTTGAAGATGTCGTCAACAGGTGTGCCCGCGAAGATGTTAAGGCCTATTGCATCGGAAACACTTCACTGTTCGGTCGTGAAAAAGGATTTGTACACGCCAAATGGGAGGTCGACGGGCAGGCGTTTGAAGACGATATCGAAGTCGATCAGGGTCCGGAAACTGCCGCTGCGGAGGGCTTGCAGATTCCTTTCTGGACCGCCAGTGCTCGAGGTCTTGATCGCATGTCGTCTGGATACGGACCGTATACGCTGTCGCGGTTGTGTGCGGAAACCGGCGGAATCTTCTTTATTGCCGACCAGGCGAGGGGAATCACATTCGATCCGGGTGTGATGAGACAGTATTCGCCTGATTATCGCCCACTGAAAGACTACCAAAAACAACTGGCAGTCAATATGGCCAAGGCGGCGTTGGTGAATGCAGCGCAATTGGCCATCAATGAAAAAATTCCCGTGCCCCAGTTGCGATTTCAGGCCAACAACGACAATGTCCTTCGAGAACAAATCACGGAGGCCCAAAAACCTGGCAGTACTGGATTACTTTCTTCAGCGGGTGCAGACCGCTTTGGAACAGGGTGAAAAGCATCGCGATAAACTGGATTCTGATCGATGGCGTGCCAGTTACGACCTTGCAATGGGACGCGCTCTTGCCATGCGAGTTCGGGCATATGGCTACAACGCAGTGCTCGCGGAAATGAAGGCCAGTCCACGGAAGTTTGAGAAGTCCGGCAGCAACCAATGGCGTTTGGAGCCAAGCAGTGAGATTACTGCCGGAGCGACAGTGAAACGTATGCATGACAAGGCTGTCGAATACCTCACACGGGTGATCAATGAGCACCCGGACACCCCCTGGGCCTATCTGGCGAAAGTCGAACTGGACGATCCGCTTGGGTGGGAATGGCATGAAGCTACAATGCAGATTGCTGGTGGCGGAATGCAGAATGGAAATCGCCCCGAGTTTGCCCCCGAGGAAGAGCGACGGCGACAGCAGGAACGGCAGCGGCAACAGTTGAAGGACAAGAGCCGCCCAAAGCTTTAGTCCAACAGAACTGAACACGTTGGCGAAGTTTGGTTGACGGCCATGTTGCTTCCCCAGCGTCTGAGTTGGCGACCCTCTTCAGATGCCTGTCACGGGACCTTGGCTGAAACAGACAAAGTCTCTGACTCCGTGATGTGAAATGACAGCACGTGCAGGAGGCAGATGTCCCCGGGATACATCGGGCGACTGACTCAATCTTTGCACACAGAATGCGACACAGGACCAGCCATGCCTCGACGGAGTTTGAATCCCGTTGCGGTCAAAACGCCATAGTCCGTTGCTGATTTGCAACGTCATTGGTGTCAAATGATGCCTGCTCGCCTCAACCCTCCTGTCGCCTCGCGGCAACACCAGAGAATTACATTTTTCCGCAAGCGGTTTCCCTGTAAAGACTTGCGGCAACGGTTTGGGATTCGGCGTCAAATCGTCTTAACAGTGGTTCAGGGTTTGCAAAGTCCTGGCATACCCCTCGTTTGCAACGATGCATCGAGAAAACCCTTTGCCTAGGATCAGGATTAGATGAGTTCCCGAAAGCGACAGTGTTTAAATGTTCGAGTTCAGGATGATGCAGCGATCGTTTCGCTCGAAGACATGGAAATTTGGGACGGGGCCGATCTGGCCTTGCTGCGTGAATCGCTCACAAACCTAATCGAAAAGGATGGCTTCAGATCAATTGGAGTTGATCTCACCTGCGTGAAATACATTCCCAGTGGATTCTTTGGGATGCTCTTTGAGTGGTATGACGCAGGTCTGCAGATTCGGTTGTTCTATCCTCAGGAGAACGTAGCCCAGATGCTCTGGTTCCGTATGTTCTTCGCCGCAGAGCAGGACGGTGTTTACAAGCTGTGCGACGACGCCGTTCGCAATAATTCACCCGGGCAACAGGTGGAATACCACAAGCGCGTTTTCATGACAGAAGACGACATTGAGACAGAAGACGAAGTTTCGGATCTGATCAAGTCAGTTCGATTTGGTGTACGAGCTCACGAACGAATTCGGTAGAAAAACCGTCAGCCATACTTCGAAGCTGCCCCGGGATGCCAGCGAAACGTCTGAGTTTCGTTAACAATCCGGGGCCGTTTTCGTTTCGACTGTAAACCGGGAAGATGGCGGGCATCCTGCAAATTTCAAAGGCCGGCACCACCGCATTACACAGTCGGAAGCAGCGTACCCGTGCCCTGTTCGCCGACTTTCGCATCCGAGGCTGCTTCCAGTTGCTCGTTCTGAATGCGGGCCTTACGAGTCAGGCGGTAGAAGGAAATACCGAATCCAGCAAAAACGGTCGCAGGCATCGCCAGCATGAAAAGAATGCTGTACATGTAGGCCTGAGGCAACCGTGAGTCCGATTCGTTCGCAGCTTTGCACGATGGGCAGGCGTTTGCCGAGGAAGTTGCGAATGGCAAACCGCCCATCGCAACGAAAAATGCCATCGCCAGAACAGTCGTCTTAACAAAGCGAACCATCGCTCGAATTCCCGGTTCAATTCCAGCGGTAAAGCATCCAGTAGATGACAACGCCGGTGACAGAGACGAATAACCAAATTGGGAACGTGATTGTTGCAAGTTTACGATGTTTATCCCATCGTCCTGCGAACGCATGCTGAAAAACACGAATTGCAAGAATCGGCACGAAGACTGCGAGAATCACGTGCGGAATCAGAATCGAACGGTAGACCACGCGAGCCATCTCAGAGCCCACGAATTGACGACCGTAGGTTTCCGTATATTTGCCCAGAGCGTAGTGATATGTCAGGTAAAAACCCAGAAAAGCGACTGAAAGGACAAACGCGCTGATCATCAGATTGCGGTGCAAAGTCTGGTTTTTTCTCTTGATGCTCACGAAACCACTGAGCAAAAGTACCGTACTAGCGAGGTTCAGACCCGCGTTGATGTCGGGCAGAGCGGCTGCCCATGCCGGCATGAGACGAGTGATGCGGTCGTTATTGGATTCGACAGACTTTGTGGGAGGCCCCCCGTCGTCCGTCGGTTCAGGATCCGTTTGATTGAAACTGTGTTCATTGGTCGCGGACGTGTCAGGATTTGAATCTGATGACAGTACCGCATCCTGAGCAGGATCCTGAAGCCACACGGCAGTCAGGATAGCGTCCCGCGGAACGTCCCAATCCCTGCGGGAAGAACGAAGCAGAGAGGTTTGCCCTTCCGGGGTCTCGTCGCTCTCTTTTTGCTCCGATGCCTCGACAGCGTTCGCGTCCTCTTCTGCTGGTGTTTCCGCAACCGAATCTGTTGCCGATTCCGGATTTGAGTCGGCCTTTCGAATTTCCAGATTGATGGGAGCCTGAGGGGAACCAATCGTGATACCAGAAATGGAAGAAGGTTCCGGAAATGGTTTCTTTCCTTCCAGAATGCGGCGCAGCTGAACCATGTCCTCTTCGCGAGTTGCCAGAAATGTGGCCACGGGAATGCAATCTTCGTTGACCAGAACAACACGATTACTGTGTGCCACTTCGAATCCGGGCTTCAGGTTTTCTCCGACACTGGGAATCACAACCTGTCCGAAGCCCCCAACAACGACGTCCATGATGGCTTCCTGCTCGCCCGTCACAAACTTCCATCGTTCGTGATCCGCCGAAGATCTCTGAGTATTTTTGCAGGACTTCGACAGTATCGAACTTGGGATCCACTGTGAAAGTCACGAAACGACGTCTGTATTCACCTTCGAAACTTTTTTCTGCAGCTCCATGACGTGCCGG from Planctomycetaceae bacterium includes the following:
- a CDS encoding SMI1/KNR4 family protein, which codes for MFHEAAAKMYAAFMSELCRFMIDAEIATDETIRGCTDAELRQLEQQLSISLPISMAECLRQIGHACGRLMDGDLFGADAFEGAREVAVELTAAKDSPWRLPEHMIPYLQHQGYEFLFVDPHAGDDPPVWLYVETEPEPKEWAPSFTAWLREAAISAVECKPWNEEVCREISLHRDDWTSRRKTLDEYDSEAGQIRRSLIARLSQRDRELGRITGPIEFQEIWNREFPQSELCRKLNTEGKRIPWGWISPREA
- a CDS encoding Gfo/Idh/MocA family oxidoreductase codes for the protein MTFSSSDSNSSADTTRRQFVGNAVAGIAATSALNAGLFAAEPGQAEKKQVTVGIMGVSRGSALARVFAKLEGVKVRYLCDTDSIRLKSAHESFAKTVDYDVRTTGDFRHILDDKNVDALIVAAPNHWHAPAGIMACAAGKHAYVEKPCCHNPAEGEMLIAAARKHKRCVQMGNQRRSGAKIVEAISLLHEGRIGRVYYSRSWYANLRGPMGTGMPEAVPDHIDYELWQGPAPRTPYQSNIVHYNWHWRWHFGNGELGNNGIHSLDLSRWGLDADYPERVTSSGGRYRFEDDQQTADTHLVSFEFPGKKQIIWEGLSCNRDGFYGDSFGVSFHGEKGSLRMNSWGYTLYDEKTKEIQKVDGQDGLEAHASNFIEAIRADDPTMLNSEIEEGYKSTLLCHLGNIAHRTGDTINVDPSNGHVIANPEADKLWARTYEPGWEPKF
- a CDS encoding NAD(P)-dependent oxidoreductase: MALVEVVPGKTRIGWIGTGVMGASMCGHLMKAGFHATVYSRTKSKADSLLSNGAEWADSPKSVAENSDIVFAIVGFPSDVREVFLGENGALNGASAGNVLVDMTTSQPSLAMEISEVALAKGVHSIDAPVSGGDIGARNAALSIMIGGDEGVVNSLQPLWQAMGKTIVYQGPAGAGQHTKMVNQILIATGMIGVCEALLYGYRAGLDLPTVLKSVSSGAAGSWSLSNLGPRIIDNNFDPGFFVEHFIKDMGIALEESKRMGLSMPGLALGQQLYHAVMAQGFGRNGTHALQLALASLSGIDWKNRG
- the dapA gene encoding 4-hydroxy-tetrahydrodipicolinate synthase codes for the protein MARKGEQFSGLTVALVTPMNSDGTVNESMLRDLVDFQIESGTDCVSPVGTTGESPTLSHEEHERVISIVCEQAAGRIKVMAGTGSNSTAEAIRLTKFAWSAGATAALMVAPYYNKPTQEGFFLHYKAVADAVDIPIVLYNIPGRTAKNMEPETICRISEACPNVVAIKESTGMMDQASQILSASDLTVLSGDDSLTLPLMSLGGSGVVSVVGNIVPKDVKQLIAAFMSGDIAGAQTIHHKLFPLCRDMLSLSTNPIPVKAAMGILGRDCGSVRLPMTPLSEDQITTLKATLTRYGLPC
- a CDS encoding VWA domain-containing protein → MSAIHASRHDSEPTPELLDGDSSVWSVFYDMPAWGISLLVHVAIFVVLASLTFVTDFVPEFELTSEIAPEEIRPEEYVLNQEADVIGSESDMNIVGPSMAAAQHVGMESHREEIERLEEELINPAIAEPPSLPTPNESEAVEMIELTGTTEFAGGTEGAVDRITQEIAASLRQRKTLVVWLLDESGSLNDRREQIANRFENIYKQLGLMDVDTKEALKTGIIGYGQNVHVLQKEPSSDLPTLVSAVRGITEDKSGEEKVFTAIAEALKVYLPEKRRMRANMMLILVTDERGDDYHLLEDVVNRCAREDVKAYCIGNTSLFGREKGFVHAKWEVDGQAFEDDIEVDQGPETAAAEGLQIPFWTASARGLDRMSSGYGPYTLSRLCAETGGIFFIADQARGITFDPGVMRQYSPDYRPLKDYQKQLAVNMAKAALVNAAQLAINEKIPVPQLRFQANNDNVLREQITEAQKPGSTGLLSSAGADRFGTG
- a CDS encoding DUF420 domain-containing protein, producing MDVVVGGFGQVVIPSVGENLKPGFEVAHSNRVVLVNEDCIPVATFLATREEDMVQLRRILEGKKPFPEPSSISGITIGSPQAPINLEIRKADSNPESATDSVAETPAEEDANAVEASEQKESDETPEGQTSLLRSSRRDWDVPRDAILTAVWLQDPAQDAVLSSDSNPDTSATNEHSFNQTDPEPTDDGGPPTKSVESNNDRITRLMPAWAAALPDINAGLNLASTVLLLSGFVSIKRKNQTLHRNLMISAFVLSVAFLGFYLTYHYALGKYTETYGRQFVGSEMARVVYRSILIPHVILAVFVPILAIRVFQHAFAGRWDKHRKLATITFPIWLFVSVTGVVIYWMLYRWN